In Blautia wexlerae DSM 19850, a single window of DNA contains:
- a CDS encoding CinA family protein — MASEKEASEESALEETALEETVVGLLKKKKMTLSLAESCTGGAVAADIVNVPGASEVFMCGYVTYTNRAKRKCLGVKKSTLKKEGAVSAKCARQMAKGGAKAAKTDVCLSVTGLAGPGGGTEETPVGTVFMGCYCAGKTTVREFHFEGDRKSIRDQAVVQALTFICDRLHKCDR, encoded by the coding sequence ATGGCTTCAGAAAAGGAAGCATCAGAAGAATCAGCATTAGAGGAAACAGCATTAGAAGAAACAGTTGTAGGACTCCTGAAAAAAAAGAAAATGACACTGTCTCTTGCCGAGTCCTGTACAGGCGGTGCGGTAGCAGCGGACATCGTAAATGTACCGGGAGCTTCGGAGGTATTTATGTGTGGTTATGTCACATATACAAACCGCGCCAAAAGAAAATGTCTTGGAGTAAAGAAGAGCACACTGAAGAAAGAAGGTGCTGTCTCAGCCAAATGTGCCAGACAGATGGCAAAAGGCGGTGCGAAAGCAGCCAAAACCGATGTCTGTCTCTCTGTGACAGGGCTTGCAGGTCCGGGCGGTGGAACAGAGGAGACACCGGTGGGAACCGTATTTATGGGATGTTACTGTGCAGGAAAGACAACTGTGAGGGAATTTCATTTCGAAGGTGACAGAAAAAGTATCAGAGACCAGGCAGTTGTACAGGCACTGACATTCATCTGCGACAGATTGCACAAATGTGACAGATAA
- the pgsA gene encoding CDP-diacylglycerol--glycerol-3-phosphate 3-phosphatidyltransferase translates to MNTPNKLTVARMILVPFLVLFMLTDLGGEANRYIALAIFVVASVTDWFDGKLARKYNLVTNFGKFMDPLADKLLVCSAMICFIELEKLPAWFVIIIIGREFIISGFRLIAAENGVVIAANYWGKFKTVSQMIMIILLLIDLGGVFDILEQIFIWLSLALTVISLITYIWQNRSVLSMQD, encoded by the coding sequence ATGAATACACCGAATAAACTTACAGTAGCCAGAATGATCCTGGTTCCGTTTCTTGTACTGTTTATGCTTACAGACCTGGGCGGTGAGGCAAACCGCTATATAGCACTTGCTATTTTTGTTGTTGCAAGTGTGACCGACTGGTTTGACGGAAAGCTTGCCAGAAAATACAATCTGGTGACAAACTTTGGTAAATTCATGGATCCTCTTGCAGACAAGCTTCTTGTATGTTCTGCAATGATCTGTTTTATTGAACTGGAAAAACTTCCGGCATGGTTTGTTATCATTATTATAGGAAGAGAATTTATTATCAGCGGATTCCGTCTGATCGCAGCCGAGAACGGTGTTGTGATCGCGGCAAACTACTGGGGCAAATTCAAGACGGTTTCCCAGATGATCATGATCATTTTACTGCTGATCGATCTGGGCGGAGTGTTTGATATTCTGGAACAGATATTTATCTGGCTTTCCCTGGCACTTACCGTTATTTCCCTGATCACATATATCTGGCAGAACAGGAGTGTTCTGTCCATGCAGGATTAG
- the rpoZ gene encoding DNA-directed RNA polymerase subunit omega, which translates to MIHPSYTELIEAINTNSEDDDTTMSLNSRYSLVLAASKRARQIIAGSKPMVEGAAGKKPLSVAIDELYKGKVKILAPEEEDEEGTAQTAEAQTEETSEESTQTSEIAETSENSETTAETVSEETTEE; encoded by the coding sequence ATGATACATCCGTCTTATACAGAATTAATCGAAGCAATCAATACAAACAGTGAGGACGACGATACAACAATGTCCCTTAACAGCCGTTATTCCCTTGTACTTGCTGCAAGTAAACGTGCACGCCAGATCATCGCAGGTTCCAAACCAATGGTAGAGGGTGCAGCAGGCAAGAAACCTCTCTCAGTTGCGATCGACGAGCTCTACAAAGGAAAAGTAAAGATCCTTGCTCCGGAAGAAGAGGATGAAGAAGGAACAGCACAGACAGCTGAGGCACAGACAGAAGAAACCTCAGAAGAATCAACACAGACATCTGAAATCGCAGAAACTTCTGAAAATTCTGAAACAACAGCAGAAACAGTATCTGAGGAAACAACTGAAGAGTAA
- a CDS encoding cell wall hydrolase codes for MKKHGKLLLKYLLLFVMTVFVMGCFSVSAATKTGFVTQKGKTYYINKDGSKQKGWLELKGKKYYFDKKTGVQVKGWVKDSSGQAIRYFTSGAGYMVTGFITDSNGNTRHFDETTGLMTRGWLTDTDEYKYYFYSGSGVMAKGWVENKKEQKRYFSQANGRMCTGWVKSSAGNYRYFKPSNGIMYTGLEKIDSDYYYFSKSTGVRYQKGFGTVGSKKYYFNPSDGKAKTGWLELDGKKYYFDTSGVMLANTIASIDGTTYRFDSDGAATKTSGNDYTVEGKYVKVFDAKNNKYYYMEEEFLEHPGIADGKVSDLDLLAAVCDAEAGDQGVVGMEAVALCVLNCTIDQYKEFPSQIRYVVYQGKPTQYAVVTDGALLKRLKGQFEDRTNAYAAAKAAMEVFSNYVNHGTKRTLPGFKTKDFNYKFFMTPAAFKAQNLNFSKLEYEQYKGHVFFVDWISG; via the coding sequence ATGAAGAAACATGGGAAACTATTGTTAAAGTATCTGCTCCTTTTTGTGATGACCGTTTTTGTAATGGGCTGTTTTAGTGTATCCGCGGCAACAAAAACAGGATTTGTCACTCAGAAAGGGAAAACCTATTACATAAACAAAGACGGTTCCAAACAGAAAGGCTGGCTGGAACTTAAGGGTAAGAAATATTACTTTGATAAGAAAACAGGAGTTCAGGTAAAAGGCTGGGTAAAAGACTCCAGCGGACAGGCGATCCGATACTTTACCAGCGGAGCCGGATATATGGTGACAGGATTTATCACTGATTCCAATGGAAATACCCGCCATTTTGATGAGACAACAGGCCTGATGACAAGAGGCTGGCTCACAGATACAGATGAATATAAATATTATTTTTACAGCGGTTCCGGCGTTATGGCCAAAGGCTGGGTGGAGAACAAAAAAGAACAGAAACGCTATTTCAGTCAGGCCAATGGACGTATGTGTACAGGCTGGGTGAAGAGCAGTGCCGGAAATTACAGATACTTTAAGCCGTCAAATGGAATAATGTATACAGGTCTGGAGAAAATTGACTCAGACTATTACTATTTTTCAAAATCAACCGGTGTCCGTTATCAGAAAGGTTTCGGAACCGTAGGAAGTAAGAAATATTATTTCAACCCTTCAGATGGTAAGGCGAAGACAGGCTGGCTTGAGCTTGATGGAAAGAAATATTACTTTGATACATCAGGAGTGATGCTGGCAAATACCATCGCTTCCATTGACGGAACTACATACAGGTTTGATTCTGACGGTGCTGCAACAAAGACTTCCGGTAATGATTACACAGTAGAGGGCAAATATGTCAAGGTCTTTGATGCGAAGAATAATAAATACTACTATATGGAAGAAGAGTTCCTGGAACATCCGGGAATTGCAGACGGAAAGGTGTCAGATCTGGATCTTCTGGCAGCAGTGTGTGATGCAGAAGCAGGAGATCAGGGAGTCGTGGGAATGGAGGCAGTTGCGCTTTGCGTATTAAACTGTACCATTGACCAGTATAAAGAATTTCCGTCACAGATCCGTTATGTGGTATATCAGGGAAAACCTACCCAGTATGCGGTTGTCACAGACGGAGCACTTCTTAAAAGACTGAAAGGCCAGTTTGAGGACAGGACCAATGCCTATGCGGCAGCAAAGGCAGCCATGGAAGTGTTCAGTAACTATGTGAATCATGGCACAAAGAGAACACTCCCGGGATTTAAGACAAAGGATTTCAATTACAAATTCTTTATGACTCCGGCAGCATTTAAGGCACAGAACCTTAATTTCAGCAAGCTGGAATATGAACAGTACAAAGGACATGTATTCTTTGTGGACTGGATTTCAGGGTGA
- the gmk gene encoding guanylate kinase yields the protein MNKGILVVVSGFSGAGKGTVMKRLMEKYDGYALSVSATTRKPRPGEEDGREYFFRTRDEFEKLIEEDALLEYARYVENYYGTPRSYVEEQLQAGRNVILEIEIQGAMKIKEKIPEALLVFVTPPTVEELERRLTGRGTETAQVIADRLARAGEEAEGMGQYDYILVNDTVEECVDHLHQIIVSEHSRASRNTEFIADIQKQTKAFQK from the coding sequence ATGAATAAAGGAATTTTAGTAGTGGTTTCCGGATTTTCCGGTGCAGGAAAAGGCACAGTAATGAAACGCCTCATGGAGAAATATGATGGTTATGCATTATCTGTCTCCGCAACAACCAGAAAACCCCGTCCCGGTGAAGAGGACGGCAGAGAATATTTCTTCCGTACAAGGGATGAATTTGAGAAGCTGATCGAAGAGGATGCATTGCTTGAATATGCCCGGTATGTGGAAAATTATTACGGTACCCCACGCTCTTATGTCGAAGAGCAGCTTCAGGCAGGCAGAAATGTGATCCTTGAGATTGAGATCCAGGGCGCAATGAAGATCAAAGAGAAAATACCGGAAGCACTTTTAGTCTTTGTAACCCCGCCGACTGTGGAGGAACTGGAACGCCGCCTCACAGGCAGAGGAACAGAAACCGCACAGGTGATCGCAGACAGACTTGCAAGAGCCGGTGAAGAGGCAGAGGGTATGGGACAGTATGACTATATTCTTGTCAACGATACTGTGGAGGAATGCGTGGACCATCTTCATCAGATTATTGTGAGCGAACATTCCAGAGCATCCAGAAATACAGAATTTATCGCGGATATCCAGAAGCAGACAAAAGCATTTCAGAAATGA
- the rimO gene encoding 30S ribosomal protein S12 methylthiotransferase RimO, with translation MKLLFVSLGCDKNLVDSEEMLGLLTGNGFEIVDDETEAEAIVVNTCCFINDAKEESVNTILEMAEYKKTGSCKVLVVTGCMAQRYKNEIIEEVPEVDAVLGTTSYGDILKAIREAMEGKHFQEFKDIDYLPEKLGKRVLTTGGHFGYLKIAEGCDKHCTYCIIPKLRGKFRSVPMERLVTQAKEMAEEGVKELILVAQETTVYGTDIYGKKSLHILLKELCKIKGIRWIRVLYCYPEEIYDELIQTMKEEKKICHYLDLPIQHASDRILKRMGRRTTQAELVEIVNKLRREIPDIVLRTTLISGFPGETQEDHEELMSFVDEMEFDRLGVFTYSPEEDTPAATMPDQVAEEVKEARRDEIMELQQEISYDKGTDRIGQELLVMIEGKVADESAYIGRTYGDAPKVDGYIFVQTGELLMTGDFAKVRVTGALEYDLIGELADEYTE, from the coding sequence ATGAAATTATTATTCGTATCATTAGGCTGTGACAAGAACCTTGTAGATTCCGAAGAAATGCTTGGACTTCTTACAGGTAACGGGTTCGAGATCGTAGATGATGAAACTGAAGCAGAGGCCATTGTGGTGAACACCTGCTGCTTTATCAATGACGCAAAGGAAGAGAGCGTCAACACCATCCTTGAGATGGCAGAATACAAGAAAACCGGGAGCTGTAAAGTCCTGGTTGTCACAGGATGTATGGCACAGCGTTATAAGAACGAGATCATTGAGGAAGTACCGGAAGTAGATGCAGTACTTGGCACAACTTCCTACGGAGACATCCTTAAGGCAATCCGTGAAGCAATGGAAGGAAAACACTTTCAGGAATTTAAAGATATTGATTATCTTCCGGAAAAGCTTGGCAAACGTGTTCTCACAACAGGCGGACATTTCGGATACCTCAAGATAGCAGAAGGCTGTGATAAACACTGCACCTATTGTATCATCCCGAAACTTCGCGGTAAATTCCGAAGCGTTCCGATGGAACGTCTGGTAACACAGGCAAAGGAGATGGCAGAGGAAGGCGTAAAAGAGCTGATCCTTGTCGCACAGGAGACAACCGTATATGGAACTGATATATATGGAAAGAAATCTCTTCATATCCTCCTGAAAGAGTTATGCAAGATCAAAGGAATCCGCTGGATCCGCGTGCTTTACTGCTATCCGGAGGAAATTTACGATGAACTGATCCAGACCATGAAAGAGGAGAAGAAGATCTGCCATTATCTGGATCTTCCAATCCAGCATGCAAGTGACCGTATCTTAAAGAGAATGGGAAGAAGGACAACACAGGCAGAGCTGGTGGAGATTGTAAATAAGCTTCGTCGGGAGATTCCTGACATCGTGCTCCGTACCACTCTGATCTCCGGATTCCCCGGGGAAACACAGGAAGACCACGAAGAGCTGATGAGCTTTGTGGATGAGATGGAATTTGACCGTCTGGGAGTATTTACTTACTCACCGGAAGAAGATACACCTGCAGCAACGATGCCTGATCAGGTTGCGGAAGAAGTCAAAGAGGCCAGACGTGACGAGATCATGGAGCTTCAGCAGGAGATCTCCTATGATAAGGGAACTGACCGTATTGGACAGGAACTTCTCGTGATGATCGAGGGAAAAGTTGCAGATGAGAGCGCATACATTGGCAGAACTTACGGAGATGCACCAAAGGTCGACGGTTATATTTTTGTGCAGACAGGAGAACTCCTGATGACAGGAGATTTTGCAAAGGTACGTGTGACCGGTGCACTGGAATATGATTTGATAGGAGAGTTGGCAGATGAATACACCGAATAA